The following coding sequences are from one Leishmania major strain Friedlin complete genome, chromosome 36 window:
- a CDS encoding putative mitochondrial carrier protein, with protein MLSTTSSSFSTSATETTGNLFASPSNASSSRVMSDTADDLSASSSREEILVIPVHTIVEKVTPLCGLSVPELHALVLRYDTDGVGGLTEPQWSLFCHEHRHAFSSLGEELLDFDRSGEYSVLVVKHGYEGTSNTNAPRSFTKEVIRFIESFAAGGIAGAVSKTVIAPGDRVKIIFQVEPTRHFSLREAVYLGVETVQKFGITGLWIGNGATMLRVVPYAAITYASFDFYHSKLRFMFSRSNPDGSPDEARAVTLRFISGSLAGATSTTCTYPLDLMRARFAARSSSGKRRFPSYSAAFKEATSRQGILSLYGGLFPTLVGIVPYAGCSFACFETLKHYIVKVSNLKSDKDIPTYQRLVAGGFAGLLAQSATYPLDIVRRRMQVTPRRYSSVIDALRTVYREEGIRQGLYKGLAMNWIKGPIATATSFTVNDLVKRRTRNYYETTVVYSSRHNIVTLPEAFLCGGVAAATAKFLSLPFDRLKILYQVDMTEKTSAKKGAQLLYQVVKQSPNMWTSGHVTMLRVVPYGALTYCFFDMFQLLAERLMYSHVATPYTNFAAGAAAASLGTTIVYPLDLLRTRVAVNAVPSFQSYFWLLRAMARRHGIGSLWKGCYLSMMGVGVLGGIGFALYDYLKERFGCHTFLQYMAAGATSGLAGSVITYPLNVMKRNRQAERVVYAQLGTSSVQSLLKSPKTVAFLYRKMPFSFTVSSLTFGISFAVNDWCRDVIAATRNDMLREMLFLPSFAVSKSMLSRGDTP; from the coding sequence ATGCTGTCGACAACCTCATCGTCCTTTTCGACGTCTGCTACTGAAACAACTGGTAACTTGTTTGCATCACCCTCGAATGCCTCATCTAGCCGCGTGATGTCGGATACCGCTGATGACCTCTCTGCATCTAGCTCGCGAGAGGAAATCCTTGTAATTCCAGTGCATACTATTGTGGAGAAGGTGACCCCTTTGTGCGGTCTCTCTGTCCCCGAGCTGCATGCTCTCGTTCTCCGATACGACACagacggcgtcggcggcctcACGGAGCCTCAGTGGTCGCTCTTCTGCCACGAGCATCGTCacgccttctcttccctgGGTGAGGAGCTTTTGGATTTCGACCGCTCCGGCGAGTACAGTGTCCTCGTCGTGAAGCACGGGTACGAAGGCACAAGTAATACAAACGCGCCGCGCTCCTTCACTAAGGAGGTAATTCGGTTCATCGAGAGtttcgctgccggcggcatCGCTGGCGCTGTGAGCAAGACTGTCATCGCGCCCGGTGACCGTGTCAAGATTATTTTCCAGGTGGAGCCGACACGTCACTTTAGCCTGCGCGAGGCTGTCTACCTCGGCGTGGAGACAGTGCAAAAGTTTGGCATTACTGGCTTGTGGATTGGCAATGGCGCGACGATGCTCCGTGTCGTTCCATACGCGGCTATCACCTATGCTTCATTCGACTTCTACCACAGCAAGCTGCGCTTCATGTTCAGTCGCAGCAATCCAGACGGCTCGCCCGACGAGGCGCGGGCGGTGACGCTGCGTTTCATTAGCGGCTCGCTGGCAGGGGCCACTTCGACTACCTGTACCTACCCACTGGACCTCATGCGTGCCCGATTTGCAGCGCGTAGCAGCTCCGGCAAGCGGCGCTTTCCTAGCTATAGCGCCGCTTTCAAAGAAGCGACATCTAGGCAAGGTATTCTCTCCCTCTATGGCGGCCTTTTCCCTACGCTTGTGGGCATTGTCCCCTACGCGGGCTGTAGCTTTGCGTGCTTTGAGACGCTTAAGCACTACATTGTAAAAGTATCCAACCTGAAGTCGGACAAGGACATCCCAACGTATCAGCGACTGGTAGCTGGCGGATTTGCAGGCTTGCTCGCGCAGTCGGCGACATACCCGCTGGATAttgtgcggcggcgcatgcAGGTCACCCCACGGCGCTACTCGAGTGTCATTGACGCATTACGAACGGTGTATCGGGAGGAAGGGATCCGCCAGGGGCTCTACAAGGGCCTTGCCATGAACTGGATCAAAGGCCCCATTGCCACCGCGACGAGCTTCACTGTGAATGATCTTGTAAagcgacgcacgcgcaacTACTACGAGACGACGGTTGTGTACTCGTCGCGCCACAACATTGTGACGCTGCCGGAGGCATTCCTCTGCGGCGGGGTagctgccgccacggccaAGTTTTTGTCCTTGCCTTTTGACCGGCTCAAAATTCTGTATCAAGTGGACATGACCGAGAAAACCTCGGCAAAGAAgggagcgcagctgctgtaCCAAGTCGTCAAGCAGAGCCCGAACATGTGGACGTCGGGCCACGTCACAATGCTGCGCGTAGTACCGTACGGTGCCTTAACGTACTGCTTCTTCGATATGTTTCAGCTGTTGGCAGAGCGGCTAATGTACTCGCATGTGGCCACACCGTACACCAActtcgccgccggcgctgccgccgcgtcgcttGGGACGACGATCGTATACCCACTCGATCTtctgcgcacgcgtgtcgcTGTGAACGCCGTTCCCAGCTTTCAGTCATATTtctggctgctgcgtgcCATGGCTCGACGTCACGGCATCGGCTCACTGTGGAAAGGCTGCTACCTTTCCATGATGGGCGTGGGTGTTCTCGGCGGCATCGGGTTTGCCTTATATGACTACTTGAAGGAGCGATTCGGATGCCATACCTTTTTGCAGTATATGGCCGCTGGCGCAACGTCGGGGCTGGCCGGCTCCGTGATAACGTACCCACTGAACGTCATGAAGCGTAATCGCCAGGCGGAGCGTGTCGTGTACGCGCAGCTGGGCACGAGCTCCGTGCAATCGCTGCTCAAAAGCCCTAAAACGGTTGCCTTCCTCTACCGCAAAATGCCCTTCTCTTTCACGGTGAGTAGCCTTACGTTTGGTATCTCGTTCGCAGTGAACGACTGGTGCCGAGATGTGATCGCGGCGACGCGCAACGATATGCTGCGCGAGATGCTGTTCCTTCCATCGTTTGCGGTGTCAAAGTCGATGCTGTCCCGCGGTGACACCCCCTAG
- a CDS encoding protein phosphatase 2C-like protein, which produces MGDMLAKPETQKFSTVFETSHLRVGCCSMQGWRKSMEDAHVAQLNLNGNRDQAFFGVFDGHQSDEASRYCRAHMLDELLKNIAIYKDDVAKAFEVSFQEIDKQICKKFVSSGTTANCVYLADQQIVCANAGDSRAVLYRGGKVVPLSVDHKPSVPAEEARIVAAGCHVENGRVNMTLAVSRALGDVDFKSCAAKGWVDQAVTACPDITVTPSRSDDEFIVIGCDGIWDVLSNEECCDLVKTLIQNSDIDKNGHSVAVDISLVCEQVLDRCLAQSNSVKAGTDNMTIIVVEFKPPFFKC; this is translated from the coding sequence ATGGGTGATATGCTCGCGAAGCCAGAGACTCAGAAATTCTCGACTGTGTTCGAGACGTCACACCTGCGAGTGGGGTGCTGCAGTATGCAGGGGTGGAGAAAGTCGATGGAGGACGCTCATGTAGCGCAGTTGAATCTAAATGGTAACAGGGACCAGGCTTTCTTCGGCGTTTTTGACGGCCATCAATCAGATGAGGCGTCACGCTACTGTAGGGCACACATGCTGGATGAGTTGCTCAAGAATATTGCAATATACAAAGATGACGTCGCGAAGGCGTTTGAGGTTTCTTTCCAAGAAATCGACAAACAAATTTGCAAGAAGTTTGTGTCCAGCGGCACCACGGCAAACTGTGTTTATTTGGCCGATCAGCAAATCGTTTGCGCAAACGCCGGTGATAGCCGCGCCGTGCTATATCGCGGTGGCAAGGTTGTTCCCCTCAGTGTAGACCACAAGCCCTCGGTCCctgccgaggaggcgagAATCGTTGCTGCTGGGTGCCATGTAGAAAACGGTCGGGTCAACATGACGCTGGCTGTGAGTCGGGCCTTGGGCGATGTCGACTTCAAATCTTGCGCTGCGAAGGGCTGGGTGGATCAGGCCGTCACTGCCTGTCCCGATATCACGGTAACACCGTCACGAAGTGACGATGAGTTCATAGTAATCGGATGCGATGGCATATGGGATGTGCTGTCCAATGAAGAATGCTGCGACCTTGTGAAAACGCTGATCCAAAACAGTGACATTGACAAGAACGGGCACTCTGTTGCAGTAGATATTAGCCTTGTCTGTGAGCAGGTTCTTGATCGCTGCCTTGCCCAATCGAACTCGGTGAAGGCTGGTACCGACAACATGACTATTATCGTGGTCGAATTCAAGCCGCCATTTTTCAAGTGCTAA
- a CDS encoding putative small nuclear ribonucleaoprotein translates to MADTSNATKDIPSSLVFEAMHSRVTIETVEGDVYKGTLAAFDISRGNIELVEVRHQAKDSTFGFYERVTVRGSKIRIVLLPPEMKAAPSLQWRRESVQEELKKSLKHVPVLRPIVPSSRPLRTKKAQPKNDKSKQLRRKLR, encoded by the coding sequence ATGGCAGATACTTCAAACGCCACGAAGGATATTCCTTCTTCTTTAGTTTTTGAGGCCATGCACTCGAGGGTGACGATCGAAACCGTCGAGGGTGATGTGTACAAAGGGACACTGGCAGCTTTCGACATTTCACGAGGAAACATTGAGCTGGTTGAAGTTCGACATCAGGCAAAAGATTCCACTTTCGGGTTTTACGAGCGAGTTACTGTTCGAGGCTCAAAAATACGAATTGTTTTACTGCCTCCAGAGATGAAGGCAGCGCCCTCTCTGCAGTGGCGCCGAGAGTCGGTGCAAGAGGAACTCAAGAAGTCGCTAAAACACGTACCTGTCCTGCGACCAATCGTGCCCAGCTCACGACCGCTTCGCACAAAGAAGGCACAACCCAAGAACGACAAGAgcaagcagctgcgcagaaAGTTGCGCTGA
- a CDS encoding putative DNAJ domain protein, with the protein MTQDEAPAASSSGKGNWEALKEQGNQAFKSNAFEEAIQHYSAAIEAHPDEPVLYSNRSAAYLKRGQYQEAAHDAEKAVAMDRAFVKAYSRLHSALCNLGLFDRASEALRAGLTAVSTSPKATPQDVKHLRELLNSAEQASKVVPRGRQLIETGCFAEASRALAGPYRDFPGSSTLAFLYAEAHVPSSPDEASRVLSPFAYTHGSDPYYLYLRALVLYYRGQEGFSSAQNILRETLQMDPDNTKARILLKRIRAVESHKDAGNAAFKNKNAKVAVDEYTRAVECDQTNARMNATLRSNRAAAKMNLNDYKGALLDCDYAISNGATSAKIYARRSRIQEQLENFDEAVRDMQQAAEEDNQFVAELRQLKARAKRAKRKDYYKILGLPQHESNQDAIKRAYKKACLQWHPDKWAHASEEEKSHAETQFKEVGEAFGVLSDPKKKRMYDSGQMDNDVEGANMPSGFGGGASQEDIVTVMNMMFGGGGFQAGGFPGAFGGAGNGRRRPRGGPGFF; encoded by the coding sequence ATGACACAGGATGAAGCGCCCGCCGCAAGTTCTAGCGGCAAGGGCAACTGGGAGGCTCTGAAGGAGCAGGGCAATCAGGCGTTCAAGTCGAACGCATTCGAGGAGGCGATTCAGCACTATAGCGCCGCTATCGAGGCCCATCCAGATGAACCGGTGCTCTACTCGAACCGCAGTGCGGCATACTTGAAGAGGGGGCAATACCAGGAAGCCGCTCAcgacgcggagaaggcggtggcgatggaTAGAGCATTTGTGAAGGCGTACTCGCGTCTGCACAGCGCATTGTGTAATCTAGGCTTGTTTGACCGCGCTTCGGAGGCGCTGAGGGCGGGTCTGACGGCCGTGTCGACGTCGCCAAAGGCCACGCCACAGGACGTGAAGCACCTCAGGGAGTTGTTGAATAGTGCGGAGCAGGCCAGCAAAGTTGTGCCGCGCGGGCGGCAGCTGATAGAGACCGGCTGCTTTGCAGAGGCGAGTAGAGCACTCGCCGGCCCGTATCGCGACTTTCCTGGCTCCTCGACACTGGCGTTTCTCTACgcagaggcgcacgtgcCTTCGTCGCCGGATGAGGCATCCAGAgtcctctcccccttcgcGTACACGCACGGCTCTGACCCTTACTACCTCTATCTGCGTGCACTGGTGCTATACTACCGCGGCCAGGAAGGCTTCTCCAGCGCGCAGAATATTTTGCGAGAGACGCTACAGATGGACCCCGACAACACCAAGGCGCGTATCTTGCTGAAGCGCATCCGGGCTGTAGAGTCACACAAAGACGCCGGCAACGCCGCCTTCAAGAACAAGAACGCCAAGGTGGCTGTCGACGAGTACACGCGAGCGGTCGAGTGCGACCAGACCAACGCCCGCATGAATGCTacgctgcgcagcaaccgggcagcggcgaagaTGAACTTGAACGACTACAAGGGCGCTCTCCTCGACTGCGACTACGCCATCAGCAACGGCGCCACTTCTGCGAAAATCTACgctcgccgcagccgcattCAAGAGCAGCTGGAGAACTTCGATGAGGCGGTGCGGGACATGCAGCAGGCCGCCGAAGAGGATAACCAGTTCGtagcggagctgcgccagctgaaGGCGCGCGCCAAGCGTGCGAAGCGCAAGGACTACTACAAAATACTCGGTCTGCCTCAACACGAGTCTAACCAGGATGCCATCAAGCGGGCTTACAAGAAAGCGTGTCTGCAGTGGCACCCAGACAAGTGGGCGCACGCAAGCGAAGAGGAGAAGTCGCATGCGGAGACGCAGTTCAAGGAGGTCGGTGAGGCCTTTGGCGTCCTGTCGGACCCTAAAAAGAAGCGCATGTACGACTCAGGTCAGATGGACAATGACGTGGAGGGGGCCAACATGCCAAGCGGctttggcggcggtgcgagcCAGGAGGATATTGTCACTGTGATGAACATGATGTTTGGAGGCGGTGGCTTCCAGGCTGGCGGCTTCCCAGGTGCCTTTGGAGGCGCAGGCAATggtcgccgtcgcccccGCGGCGGTCCGGGCTTCTTTTGA